From the genome of Paracholeplasma manati:
CTTGGAATAAAGAACACGTATGGCCACAATCCTTGTTAGGTGAAGCAGCATCGAATACAGTGGTAAATATCGCTTCTGATTTACATAACTTAAAACCATCGAATCCGACCATCAATAGTGAAAGAAGCAACAAGTGGTATGGTCCGGTGACCAATGCGGAATCTTACCTTCCAGCACGTGCTGAAATTCGTGGTGACATTGCGAGAATGTTGTTCTATATGGATATCCGTTGGGACCAACTCGTTCTAGTCAATTTAACTGGTCTACAAAAACCATCGATTTATCAAATGGGCGACTTACAAACTTTATTATTATGGCACATTCAAGACCCAGTCGATGATTTTGAACGTAACCGTAACGATGTCATCTATGGCTATCAAGGCAATCGTAACCCATTTATTGATTACCCTGAATTGGTCAGCAAAATCTATAATTAAATTCAATCATAGACAAGTGAACTATCGAAAATAGTTCACTTTTTGTCTTTTAAAATAAACATCATGAGCGTATAATTGGACATAAAGGAGTGATTCATAATGAAAGCAGTATCCCTAAAAACCATTGAAAACATGCATGAGTCCTATCAACAAAACACGCATCAAAAGGCCATTCGACGCGCCTTAGCAAAGAACCCTATGGACTCAATCGCGTATGTTACAGAAGCCGAACAAAACACCCAATTTAGATTTTCAATCGATATTGAAACCCTACCTGTAACCAATCAAAAAGCATCTGGTCGATGCTGGTTATTCGCAGGTTTAAATATTGTGCGTGAATTGGTTGCGAAAAAATATCAACTCAAAGACTTTGAACTTTCACAAAACTATCAAGCCTTTTGGGATAAATTTGAAAAGATCAATTATTTCTTGGAAGCGATGGATGATTTTTTAACGTGCGATGGCGATGATCGCACCTTAAAACACTTATTACAAATGGGCATTCAAGATGGGGGACAATGGGACATGTTTGTCTCTCTAGTCGATAAATATGGGATTGTTCCAAAGGACCAAATGCCTGAAACCTATGCCTCTTCCAACACAGCTGCGATGAACAAACTCATCAACATCAAATTGCGCAAATACGCTGCAGAAGCGAGAATTTTAGCATCATCCCATCTATTAAAAGAAAAAGATGCCTTGAAAGCATCTGTACTTGAAGAACTCTATGGCTTTTTATGCACCAATTTTGGTGTGCCACCAACCAAGATTGATTTTGAATATGTAAATAAGCAAAATGAGTACAATAAATCCAGTTTTGATTCTCCAAAATCATTTTTTGATCATTTGGGTTTATCATTACACGATTATGTCTCTATCATCGATTCACCTACCCAAGACAAACCTTACATGAGAAGCTATACCATCGCTTATTTAGGCAATGTGATTGGTGGTAAACCGATTGTGCACTTAAACTTACCGATGTCACGCTTAAAAGAACTTGTCATTGGACAACTAAAAGATAAAGAAATCGTTTGGTTTGGTGCCGATGTGGCTAGAGATGGCGACCGTGAAAAAGGGATTTGGGATGACCAAGCCTATGATTACGAAACTGCATTTCAAATGCATTTTTCGATGACCAAAGAACAAAAATTAGACTACCTTCAAGGTGCCATGAACCACGCGATGGTCATCACGGGTGTGAACTTAGAGAATGGTCAACCCAATAAATGGAAGATTGAAAACTCCTGGGGTGCCGACCGTGGTCAAAAAGGATACTATTTGATGAGTGGTACATGGTTTGATCAAAACACATATCAAGCGGTTGTACACAAAAAATATTTAACTGAAGTCGAGTTAAATGCATATCAATCGAAACCCATTGTATTAAAACCATGGGACCCGATGGGTTCTCTAGCATAATAAAAGGACAAAACTGTCCTTTTTTTAATGGATTTTAGCGACTTGGTCGAAATCTAAACGAACTGAACGATGACCTGTGTCATCGGCAACACCAATTGATATCGCCATCACGGCTTCATGGTTTTCTAAGCCAAAAGCTTGTGGCGCATTGGCTTTATCGAATCCCCCAATTGGACAAGTATCATATCCAAAATGTCTGGCTGATAACATCAAATTCATCGCGATTAAACCAGCATCAATGTAAGCTACTTTCAATACATCGAGCGAATTTGGGTTCTGACTCTTGAAATTATTGAGTTGTTTTTCTCTAACTTCCGGACTCATGGTACCAATCGATACAGCTTTATCATAAATGGCTTCGGCGCGGCTTGCATAGCGTGTATCCACGAGGATGATGATCATCGCTGACGCGGTTTCGTATTGACTGCGATTCCATTTGAATAAATCAGAGTATTTTGCTTTCGCTTCAGCAGATTGGATGATTCGAAAAGTCCATGGTTGAAGGTTGTTGGCAGAAGGGGCTCGTAAGGCCATCTCGAAGATTGCCCTCAGGGTTGTTTCATCTATCTCAACGGGCTTATATTTACGGATTGAACGACGATTTAAAATAATGTCGTCAAATTGATTGTTTTTTGTCATGTCTATATCATTCCTTTCACAGATTCATTGTATCATATCGAAATGTTTCGATTTCGAATAATGCTTAAAAATGTACAAAACTAGGTAAATCTATACGCCATAGATGGCTTTCAGTATGATATACTTTTATTAGGTGATTATATGACAACATTTATTTTTATTAGACATGGAGAACCGCGCTATGATGAAGTTATCGCACGCGGTTACAAAAACCAAGGCTACGATTTAGGTAAACTAACGGATCGTGGTGTTTCACAGGCTGAAGCGGTAGCGAAAGAAGAGATACTGAAAGACGCTGATTTGATTGTAGCGTCCCCATACACCAGAGCCCTTCAAACCGCGGCCATCATTTCACGCATTACCCAAATCCCATTAACGGTTGAAAATGATTTGCACGAATGGATGCCGGATACAACCTTTGGTGATCGTAAAGATTTGGACCAAGCTTATCCTGAGTTCATGGCTCAAAAAGGCATTAGAACGGCTGAAACTGTATTCCCATGGGAATCCTATGAAGTATTATCCAAGCGTACACACAACGCGATTAAACCTTATTTGAAATACAAAAAAGTCATTGTCGTTTGTCATGGAATTGTGATGGGGACATTTACCGATATTGAAGATATGATTCCACACTGTGGTATCCGCGTTAAGACCTACGATGAGTCATTTTTCAGATAAGCTCATCGCGTGGTACGTGGTGAATCCACGTGATTTACCTTGGCGACAAACAGAAAACCCTTATTACATATGGGTGTCTGAAATCATGTTACAACAAACCCAAGCTGTTACCGTCATCCCTTATTACTTAAGGTTCATTCAAACCTTACCAACCATACAAGATTTAGCAGTCTGTGAAGAAGATAAACTCCTCAAGTTATGGGAAGGTTTAGGCTATTATTCTAGGGTTAGAAACATGCAAAAAACAGCCATTGAAATCATGCATAAATACGATGGTGTTTTTCCCAATACTTATGATCTATTGATTCAACTTAAAGGCATCGGCGCATACACAGCAGGCGCAATCCTATCGATCGCATTCCATCAGAAAATCAGTGCTGTCGATGGCAATGTGATGCGCGTCATTTCAAGGTATTTTGGCATTCAAGATGACATCACTTTGGATACAACAAAAAAACAAATAAACCAGTTAAACACAACCTTATTAAGTGATGAGCAACCCCATTTATACACCCAAGCCATCATTGAATTAGGCGCAACTGTTTGTACCAAACACCAACCTAAGTGCGATGTTTGTCCAGTACGATTGGACTGTATTTCAAGACAACAAAACCTTCAAAGTATCATTCCTATAAAAACAAAAGCTAAAGCCAAAAAAGAGCGTCGTTTTATCACGTTTATTTTAGAAGATGAACAAGGCAGGTTTGTGGTCGAAAAAGTCACGGATAATCTATTAAAAGGACTCTATTTATTGCCACAAGTGGAAGCCGATAGCTTGCAATACGCCATTGAAACCCTTGAATCTAGTGGATATCGTATCCAATATACCGAGCCTTTAGGTATCTACAAACATGTGTTCACGCATTTAATTTGGTACATGGATGTGTATTATGGACGCATCGATTCAAGTATAAATCATGAAACTGTCTCGTCATTTGATGAAGTACCGATGGCGACGGCACATAAACAAATCACAACAAAGGAGAAAAAGAATGTCAAGTATTAGAATGCAAGGTTCAGGGTCAATCGACCAAATCAGTGGGGCAATCTACACTGAAATCGTCCAAGGTTCGATCACAGGTGAATGCCGTTTAGACGTTAAACACCGTTTTGATAATGGTCAGACACGTTTAATGGTATTCGAAAAGTTTTATTATCGTGCTGGTAATCGTGCCAGTTTAACTGTTTTGATTACAGAAAAGGACGATCAAATCTTTGTTGACGCCATCAGTACAGGTGGCTCAACTGGTGCTCTGATTCGTTTTAACTGGGGTGCGGAAAATAGTTTTGTCGGTTTGGTTGAAAAAACGCTCAGAAATCTGGGTTTTAGATAATTAAAAGGCGCAAATTTGCGCCTTTATTCTTCAAATAGTGATTTAAATCCTGTGTGTTTATTAAGGATTTTATACACAGGTAATCCAACCACATAAGTCACACCAAACT
Proteins encoded in this window:
- a CDS encoding aminopeptidase C, with the protein product MKAVSLKTIENMHESYQQNTHQKAIRRALAKNPMDSIAYVTEAEQNTQFRFSIDIETLPVTNQKASGRCWLFAGLNIVRELVAKKYQLKDFELSQNYQAFWDKFEKINYFLEAMDDFLTCDGDDRTLKHLLQMGIQDGGQWDMFVSLVDKYGIVPKDQMPETYASSNTAAMNKLINIKLRKYAAEARILASSHLLKEKDALKASVLEELYGFLCTNFGVPPTKIDFEYVNKQNEYNKSSFDSPKSFFDHLGLSLHDYVSIIDSPTQDKPYMRSYTIAYLGNVIGGKPIVHLNLPMSRLKELVIGQLKDKEIVWFGADVARDGDREKGIWDDQAYDYETAFQMHFSMTKEQKLDYLQGAMNHAMVITGVNLENGQPNKWKIENSWGADRGQKGYYLMSGTWFDQNTYQAVVHKKYLTEVELNAYQSKPIVLKPWDPMGSLA
- a CDS encoding nitroreductase family protein, producing the protein MTKNNQFDDIILNRRSIRKYKPVEIDETTLRAIFEMALRAPSANNLQPWTFRIIQSAEAKAKYSDLFKWNRSQYETASAMIIILVDTRYASRAEAIYDKAVSIGTMSPEVREKQLNNFKSQNPNSLDVLKVAYIDAGLIAMNLMLSARHFGYDTCPIGGFDKANAPQAFGLENHEAVMAISIGVADDTGHRSVRLDFDQVAKIH
- a CDS encoding histidine phosphatase family protein, with protein sequence MTTFIFIRHGEPRYDEVIARGYKNQGYDLGKLTDRGVSQAEAVAKEEILKDADLIVASPYTRALQTAAIISRITQIPLTVENDLHEWMPDTTFGDRKDLDQAYPEFMAQKGIRTAETVFPWESYEVLSKRTHNAIKPYLKYKKVIVVCHGIVMGTFTDIEDMIPHCGIRVKTYDESFFR
- the mutY gene encoding A/G-specific adenine glycosylase gives rise to the protein MSHFSDKLIAWYVVNPRDLPWRQTENPYYIWVSEIMLQQTQAVTVIPYYLRFIQTLPTIQDLAVCEEDKLLKLWEGLGYYSRVRNMQKTAIEIMHKYDGVFPNTYDLLIQLKGIGAYTAGAILSIAFHQKISAVDGNVMRVISRYFGIQDDITLDTTKKQINQLNTTLLSDEQPHLYTQAIIELGATVCTKHQPKCDVCPVRLDCISRQQNLQSIIPIKTKAKAKKERRFITFILEDEQGRFVVEKVTDNLLKGLYLLPQVEADSLQYAIETLESSGYRIQYTEPLGIYKHVFTHLIWYMDVYYGRIDSSINHETVSSFDEVPMATAHKQITTKEKKNVKY
- a CDS encoding DUF6054 family protein, coding for MSSIRMQGSGSIDQISGAIYTEIVQGSITGECRLDVKHRFDNGQTRLMVFEKFYYRAGNRASLTVLITEKDDQIFVDAISTGGSTGALIRFNWGAENSFVGLVEKTLRNLGFR